The Thermomonospora amylolytica sequence ACCGGTACCTGCTGCTGCAGCGCGCCAGGTTCGGGGACCGGCTGCAGGTGACGCTGCGGATCGCGCCGGAGGTGCTGCCGGTGGCGGTGCCGTTCCTGTGCCTGCAGCCGCTGGTGGAGAACGCGGTCCGGCACGGCCTGCAGGACCGGGCCGAGCCCGGCCACATCACGATCATCGCCGAGGACGCCGGGGCCGACGCGGTGATCAGCGTGGAGGACGACGGCGTCGGGATGGACCCCGACCGGCTGCGCGCCATCCTGGCGCACGGCGCGCCCGACGGGGAGTCCGGTCCGGAGGCCGCCGGGATCGGGCTCGGCAACGTCGACGAACGGCTGCGGCAGGTGTACGGCGACGAGTACGGGTTGCAGATCGAGACCGCGCCCGGGGCCGGGACGAAGGTGACGTTGCGGGTGCCCAAGTACCGTCCCGGAGTGACGGCCGGTTGACTTTTCAAGGGCGCATTCCGGACTCTTGGGGACGACTGCGAACGTGACCCGTCCCACATGAGGAGGCCCGGTGTCCGGTCTGCGCGTCCTGGCCGTCGACGACGAGGCGCCGGCGCTCGACGACCTGGCCTTCTGGCTGCGCGCCGATCCCCGCATCGAGGAGGTCGCGCTGGCCCGCGACGGCGCCGCCGCGCTCCGGCAGGTGGACCGGGCGCTGGCCGGGCGGCGGCCGATCGACGCGGTGTTCCTGGACATCCGGATGCCGGGGCTGGACGGGGTGGTGCTGGGCCGGCTGCTGGCCCAGTTCGCCCGGCCGCCGCGGATCGTGTACGTCACCGCCTACGAGGAGCACGCGGTCGACGCGTTCGAGATCAAGGCCGCCGACTACCTGCTCAAACCGGTCCGCCCGGAACGGCTGGCCGAGGCCGTCCGCCGGGTCACCGAGGAGGCCGGCCGGCCCGCCGAGCCCGCGGCCGCCCCGCCCGCCGACCCCGCCCCGTCGCCGGAGCTGGTGCCGGTCGAGCTGGCCGGGGTGACCCGGTTCGTG is a genomic window containing:
- a CDS encoding LytR/AlgR family response regulator transcription factor, encoding MSGLRVLAVDDEAPALDDLAFWLRADPRIEEVALARDGAAALRQVDRALAGRRPIDAVFLDIRMPGLDGVVLGRLLAQFARPPRIVYVTAYEEHAVDAFEIKAADYLLKPVRPERLAEAVRRVTEEAGRPAEPAAAPPADPAPSPELVPVELAGVTRFVAAADVWYVEAQGDYARLHTPSGGHLVRIPLAALEERWRAAGFVRIHRSHLVALRHIEELRLESGRCTVLVGGTELPVSRRHTRELRDLLVRNARKPQ